The following proteins are co-located in the Doryrhamphus excisus isolate RoL2022-K1 chromosome 15, RoL_Dexc_1.0, whole genome shotgun sequence genome:
- the LOC131103574 gene encoding protein phosphatase 1 regulatory subunit 29, with protein MQSPSTASGFIVVVSSLLIATRFPAVVNGDCWLIEGDKGYVWLAICSQNQPPYETIPQHINNTVHDLRLNENKLKAVSLSSMYRFTNLTDLNLTKNEISYIEDGAFSGQANLQVLQLGYNKLNNLTEGMMRGLSRMQCLFLQHNLIEVIASNAFWECPSLSSIDLSSNKLARIDPSTFTVLNHLMVCELAANPFHCGCDLYSFLIWLESFNNVTHTYDRLQCETPREMFGFPLLSPIAAGHAGRNAKNILNSHCRDGVMIPGMTSLPPDLDGSSGMGPEMYGGVGPYHQPNSSTGMENGFIPSIKLHQVSLSSASLLVQIPKPFSKMYILTQYNQTYVSDVMTLKNNKEKITLSKLKPHTNYTFCVASIRNSQRYNHTCLTFSTRSQNILPTPSTTTHYIMTIVGCLFGMLIVLGFVYYCLRKKRMHDEKKKSICVKKTILEMRYGPEVAAAVANDPTAVHKLQEHSRDHHQYHHHHGGKLPMSASSSSGMLHSANTSSSRLSSIPQVEKMATAFSEAMTSKGNYMDIRSGAAGMERLGGDGGHGVIRGDDLRDDDGSDVGEDSEDDGHGSASEISTIAMEVDKVNQIINNCIDALKLDAAAVAASGSSPNPATSSNPTSPPPSSTSALTRGLITLPQGMTESCPVNKIPPPPPLPALNTPLSERPGISGGGFVVTPPYRPPPPANAVRPIQRQMSADAAVVIVNAVKKQSSTTSCGSVGRDRERERDRDRGGARVYSLDVPEPRSPDGSTQYSDRASPVGCGEPLERLPLVGSMSCTAAGGGGGCDSGGVGAQHPENQIPHHYHQQQPQQQLDVQQDYHCSEHRHSVPALYYDGSHQGSPAQRVSFLKPLSRSRRDAASYSQLSPARHHSSYSGYSSSPEYSSESTLRIWERFRPYRKGQRDEACYVTAGNALRKKVQFAKGEDLHDILDYWKGVSAQQKL; from the exons ATGCAGAGTCCGTCCACCGCATCAGGTTTCATTGTTGTCGTTTCCTCCCTCTTAATTGCCACCCGCTTCCCCGCCGTTGTCAATGGGGACTGCTGGCTCATCGAGGGGGACAAAGGTTACGTGTGGCTGGCCATCTGCAGCCAGAACCAGCCGCCGTACGAGACCATCCCGCAACACATCAACAACACCGTCCATGACCTGAGGCTCAACGAGAACAAACTGAAAGCCGTGTCGCTAAGTTCCATGTACCGCTTCACCAACCTCACAGATCTCAACCTGACCAAGAACGAAATCAGCTACATTGAAGACGGGGCCTTTTCGGGACAAGCTAACCTACAG GTCCTTCAGCTGGGCTACAACAAACTGAACAACCTGACCGAGGGCATGATGAGAGGACTCAGCCGCATGCAATGTCTATTCCTCCAGCATAATCTCATCGAGGTTATTGCCAGCAATGCATTCTGGGAGTGCCCCAGCCTTAGCAGCATCGATCTGTCATCCAACAAACTGGCCCGCATCGATCCATCGACGTTCACCGTTCTCAATCACCTAATGGTTTGTGAACTGGCAGCCAATCCCTTCCACTGCGGATGCGATCTGTACAGCTTCCTGATTTGGTTAGAATCCTTCAACAACGTCACGCACACTTACGACCGTCTGCAGTGCGAGACACCTCGCGAGATGTTTGGTTTCCCGCTGCTGAGCCCCATCGCCGCCGGTCACGCCGGTCGAAAtgccaaaaacattttaaactcCCATTGCCGAGATGGTGTAATGATTCCCGGAATGACGTCACTTCCGCCGGACCTGGATGGTTCATCCGGAATGGGTCCGGAGATGTACGGCGGCGTGGGACCTTACCACCAACCCAACTCGTCCACAGGGATGGAAAACGGCTTCATTCCCAGCATCAAACTCCATCAGGTGTCTTTGTCGTCGGCATCGCTCCTGGTCCAGATTCCGAAACCGTTCAGTAAAATGTACATTCTGACGCAATACAACCAAACGTACGTATCGGATGTTATGACGCTGAAGAACAACAAGGAGAAGATCACGCTCAGCAAGCTCAAACCTCACACTAATTACACCTTCTGCGTGGCGTCCATCCGTAATTCCCAACGCTACAACCACACCTGTCTCACCTTTTCCACTCGTTCCCAAAACATCCTCCCAACGCCGTCTACCACGACTCACTACATCATGACCATCGTGGGTTGCCTCTTCGGAATGCTCATCGTCTTAGGCTTCGTTTACTACTGTTTACGGAAAAAACGGATGCATGACGAGAAGAAGAAGTCAATCTGCGTTAAGAAAACTATACTGGAAATGCGCTACGGACCGGAAGTAGCGGCGGCGGTCGCGAATGATCCAACGGCGGTCCATAAGTTGCAAGAACATTCCAGAGACCACCATCAGTATCACCATCACCACGGGGGGAAGCTTCCGATGTCGGCGTCGTCCAGTTCCGGAATGCTACACTCGGCTAACACTAGCTCCTCACGATTGTCGTCGATCCCTCAGGTGGAAAAGATGGCGACCGCTTTCTCCGAGGCTATGACCAGTAAAGGGAATTATATGGATATCCGAAGTGGAGCGGCGGGAATGGAGAGACTCGGAGGAGACGGCGGACACGGAGTCATAAGAGGGGACGATTTAAGGGACGATGACGGAAGCGATGTCGGAGAGGATTCGGAAGACGACGGACACGGATCCGCATCCGAGATCTCGACCATCGCTATGGAGGTGGATAAAGTCAACCAGATTATTAACAACTGTATCGATGCGTTGAAACTGGACGCGGCGGCTGTCGCCGCTTCGGGGTCCTCGCCAAATCCGGCTACTTCCTCCAACCCGACGTCGCCGCCGCCGAGTAGCACATCCGCTCTGACGCGGGGATTAATAACACTTCCTCAAGGCATGACGGAATCTTGTCCGGTTAACAAAATTCCACCTCCGCCGCCGCTCCCTGCTTTGAATACGCCGCTTTCCGAGCGGCCGGGGATCAGCGGCGGCGGATTCGTCGTTACGCCTCCGTATAGACCGCCGCCACCGGCTAACGCCGTACGCCCGATTCAACGCCAAATGAGCGCGGATGCGGCTGTCGTGATTGTAAACGCCGTGAAGAAACAAAGCAGTACTACGTCTTGTGGTTCCGTTGGTCGGGACCGGGAGCGGGAACGGGATCGGGATCGCGGCGGAGCTCGTGTTTATAGTCTGGATGTTCCGGAACCGAGGAGCCCGGATGGCAGTACTCAGTACTCCGACCGTGCCAGTCCTGTGGGTTGCGGGGAGCCCCTGGAAAGACTCCCGTTAGTCGGAAGTATGAGCTGCACCGCAGCGGGGGGTGGCGGTGGTTGCGACAGTGGTGGCGTTGGTGCCCAACATCCGGAAAACCAAATCCCGCACCATTACCATCAACAACAACCGCAACAACAACTGGATGTGCAGCAGGACTACCACTGCTCAGAGCACCGCCATTCCGTCCCGGCGCTCTACTACGACGGCTCCCACCAGGGCTCCCCGGCTCAGAGGGTGTCCTTCCTAAAACCGCTGTCCCGTTCCCGTCGGGATGCTGCGTCTTACTCCCAGCTTTCTCCGGCTCGCCACCATTCCAGCTACTCCGGCTACTCCTCCAGTCCTGAGTACTCCTCAGAGAGCACGCTGAGGATCTGGGAGCGTTTCCGTCCTTACCGTAAAGGCCAACGTGACGAGGCGTGTTACGTAACGGCCGGGAATGCCCTTCGGAAGAAGGTGCAGTTCGCTAAAGGCGAGGACCTGCACGACATCCTGGATTACTGGAAGGGAGTATCGGCACAGCAGAAGCTTTGA